The following coding sequences are from one Quercus lobata isolate SW786 unplaced genomic scaffold, ValleyOak3.0 Primary Assembly Scq3eQI_257, whole genome shotgun sequence window:
- the LOC115973465 gene encoding probable purine permease 10, with the protein MGQAQNLQLQVTVQEAEEANSPVHINATNQSTISQPRTFMQWLQMTIFALFVLSGQSAAILLGRFYYDKGGKSKWTATLVQVAGFPIIIPYYYISPPENPTKNSIHRHEPSTLIIALIYVSLGVLQAANSMMYSVGLLHLPVSTFALICASQLTFNAFFSFLINSQKFTPFIINSLVLLTISSALLVFQTNSMNPTGNSNVIYEIGLFCTVGASAGFGLMLSLTELSFHKILRRETFTVILEMIIYQSLVATCATLVGLFASGEWKGLKREMDEFELGKFIYVSTLIWTAIAWQIFNIGAVGLIHEVSSLFSNVISVLGLPVIPVLAVIFFHDKMDAVKAISMVLAI; encoded by the exons ATGGGGCAAGCTCAAAATCTGCAACTCCAAGTCACGG TTCAAGAAGCTGAAGAAGCAAACTCACCTGTTCATATCAATGCCACCAACCAATCAACAATCTCTCAACCCAGAACCTTTATGCAATGGCTCCAAATGACCATCTTTGCACTCTTTGTCCTCTCTGGCCAGTCAGCAGCTATACTCTTGGGAAGATTCTACTATGACAAAGGTGGAAAGAGCAAATGGACAGCAACACTAGTGCAAGTTGCAGGATTCCCAATCATCATTCCTTACTACTACATCTCTCCACCAGAAAATCCTACTAAAAATAGTATCCACAGGCATGAGCCCTCCACCTTAATCATTGCTTTGATATATGTCTCTTTAGGTGTACTTCAGGCAGCAAACAGCATGATGTATTCAGTTGGGCTCTTGCACCTTCCAGTATCTACTTTTGCACTTATTTGCGCATCCCAGTTGACCTTCAATGCTTTCTTCTCCTTCCTTATAAACTCCCAGAAGTTTACTCCTTTTATAATCAATTCTCTAGTCCTTCTCACCATCTCCTCCGCCCTGCTGGTATTTCAAACCAATTCTATGAACCCCACCGGAAACTCTAATGtgatttatgaaattggacTCTTTTGCACTGTTGGTGCATCTGCTGGATTCGGATTGATGCTTTCCCTTACAGAGCTCTCCTTCCATAAGATTTTAAGAAGGGAAACATTTACAGTGATTTTGGAAATGATAATCTATCAGTCACTGGTAGCAACTTGTGCTACACTGGTGGGGCTCTTTGCTAGTGGAGAGTGGAAAGGTCTAAAGAGAGAGATGGACGAGTTTGAACTGGGGAAGTTTATTTATGTCAGTACTTTGATTTGGACAGCTATAGCTTGGCAGATTTTCAATATCGGTGCAGTAGGCTTGATACATGAAGTGTCTTCCCTGTTCTCCAATGTCATAAGTGTGTTGGGTTTGCCTGTTATTCCAGTTCTAGCCGTAATCTTCTTTCATGACAAAATGGATGCGGTAAAGGCAATTTCCATGGTGTTGGCTATTTAA